A genomic region of Alnus glutinosa chromosome 11, dhAlnGlut1.1, whole genome shotgun sequence contains the following coding sequences:
- the LOC133882694 gene encoding protein EXORDIUM-like 5: MSPPPLPLPHVVLVSTFLFIFLLHHSATTALASSSSSQTLNTQTESLINPKLPPRTLSSSKKFEGSSELVHLRYHMGPVLSSSPINLYLIWYGLWNKPQKLLIKDFILSLSPSTPTAPSPSVSDWWRTVSLYTDQTGANVSRNVLIAGEYADLKHSHGTQLTRLDIQQVIATAVKSAPFPIDHRNGVYLVLTSQDVVVQEFCRAVCGFHYFTFPSMVGYTIPYAWIGNSAKQCPEVCAYPFAIPGYMTGGGPGALLPPNRDIGVDGMISVIAHELAELSTNPLVNAWYAGEDPTAPTEIGDLCEGLYGTGGGGGYLGQVMRDRGGRTYNLNGRSGRRFLVQWIWSPVLQACAGPNALD, encoded by the coding sequence ATGTCGCCGCCACCGCTACCGCTACCGCATGTTGTCTTGGTTTCAACTTTCCTGTTCATTTTCCTCCTCCACCACTCTGCCACCACCGCCCTTGCCTCCTCTTCTTCGTCACAGACGCTAAACACGCAAACAGAGTCCTTGATCAACCCGAAACTCCCACCGAGAACGCTCTCGTCCTCGAAGAAGTTCGAGGGCTCCTCCGAGCTAGTCCACCTCCGGTACCACATGGGTCCGGTACTCTCCTCATCCCCGATCAACCTCTACCTCATCTGGTACGGCCTCTGGAACAAACCCCAAAAGCTACTCATCAAAGACTTCAtcctctcactctctccctcCACTCCCACCGCCCCATCACCCTCCGTGTCCGACTGGTGGCGCACAGTCTCCCTCTACACCGACCAGACCGGAGCCAATGTATCCCGGAATGTCCTCATCGCCGGGGAGTACGCCGACCTCAAACACTCCCACGGGACCCAGCTGACCCGCCTCGACATCCAACAAGTCATCGCCACGGCCGTCAAGTCGGCGCCATTCCCCATCGACCACCGCAACGGGGTCTACCTCGTGCTGACCTCCCAGGACGTGGTCGTCCAGGAGTTCTGCCGGGCCGTCTGTGGCTTCCACTACTTCACCTTCCCGTCCATGGTGGGCTACACTATCCCCTACGCCTGGATTGGCAACTCGGCCAAGCAATGCCCGGAGGTCTGCGCCTACCCGTTCGCTATACCCGGCTACATGACCGGCGGTGGCCCCGGGGCCCTGTTGCCGCCGAACAGGGACATCGGAGTGGACGGCATGATCAGCGTGATCGCGCACGAGCTGGCGGAGCTGTCGACGAACCCGCTAGTGAACGCGTGGTATGCCGGGGAGGACCCAACTGCGCCGACGGAGATAGGGGACTTGTGCGAAGGTTTGTACGGGACAGGCGGGGGAGGTGGGTATTTAGGGCAGGTGATGAGGGATAGGGGGGGTAGGACTTATAATCTGAATGGGAGGTCGGGAAGAAGGTTCCTTGTGCAGTGGATCTGGAGCCCTGTTTTGCAGGCTTGTGCCGGTCCTAATGCCTTGGATTAA